The sequence TAAAAGCCGTTTTCCTCTACTGAATATACTGGGAAAAAAGTgaatttgggggacttccctggcagtccagcaggtAAGActcaaggggcatgggttcaatccctggattgaagGAACTAAGATTTCGTATGCCTCATGGtcaaaaatgaaaagcaagaacAACTCCATGCCTGTGATGATAGttacacaactctgtaaatataccaAAAATCATTGCATTGTGCAAGTAAAGCaagtgaattgtatggtatgaaAATTACAgctcaacaaacaaaaaaattttaatgaatttgagTACTTGAAAATGCAAGTGGCTCTTCccactttctccttctccctccctcacacAACCCTCATTCAATATTTCTTTGTAGAGCTCAGGCATGTcagtttaaagaaatataataagTGGTTTTTATTGTAGATAGTCATTAAACTTTGAGAAAGACATTcaaataaagtaggaaaaaaatcaattccgACTCTTTCAATTTAAGAGTTAATGAGGATGCTACAGAACTTTACGTTCAGATGAACtccatccttttaaaaaaacctacgaaacaaacaaacactgaCACATTTTGGGTTTTCTTCTATCTCAGAGCCAAGAGCCAAAATGAAATTTACAGTACTTGCTGTCGCCGTTGGACTAACTTTGCTGCTAGGACTCCAAGCCATGCCTGCAAACCGCCTCTCCTGCTAcagaaaaatactaaaagatcGCAACTGTCACAGTCTTCCAGAAGGAGTAGCTGACCTGACGAAGATTGATGTCAATGTCCAGGATCACTTCTGGGATGGGAAGGGATGTGAGATGATCTGTTACTGCAACTTCAGCGAACTGCTCTGCTGCCCAAAGTAAGGAAATGCAGTCACAAAATGTATGGTTGTAAAATGTATGCATAACAACTTTCTTAAGAAACCTTCACAAGCAGTTTGCTGAAACTTATCACCCTTTTCAATAAAATCCTATTCAGATCTCAGCTATTTTTTAGGATCATCAACATTATGTACTGAACTGGATGTTTTCATTTAAGAGACAGAGTTTGGCAGATTTTAGTAAAGCTAAATGAAAGACAAATTAAGAACACTCCAGTCTATTAAAAGGTTTTGGATAAAAGATCCCAGTGAACAGATCAAGTAACAGGATGGAAAAGTTTGGTAATAGCGACAGAAAAACTTTCTAGTTCTATATATGAGTTAACCAGAAATTAACTAAATTGAAGTTTCTACCAACTTGGAAAGTAGATGTATTTTAAGTATAATACAAAGGTAGATaaatcaataaagatttttagCTCTTGATTTTAATGTAATCTTTTCCTGGTTATTGGGGAATCTCAAATACTATGATCTTGCCTATTTCATCTGAAATTAGCTTTTCCAAGTTACTTTCAACATATGTCatcatgttttttcatttttctaagaaatCTGTGAGAGAGAAAGGGCAGATAAAACCGCTTTATCAGGGAAAGGTGCAGAGAGGTAAAACGACAAGCACCAACCACATAACTAGTTAGTATCAGCTCTGACACTAGAACCCAAGACTTCTGATTTGGACCAGGTAATTTTTCTACCAAGCCAGTTGGTTCTTAGGTGTGGTTCCCAGCACAGCAGCTCCAGTATTAGCTGAGttcttgttaaaaatataattcaaccTTGGGCCTCAGACCAAACCAGCTGGATCAGAAACAATGGAGAGGAAGCAAAGCAATTATGGTTTAAACCCTTCAAGTGATTCTGAGGCATCATAAAATGTGAGAATCACTTGATTAGACAATGATATCAAGAACTCAAGTTAACTGACTCCATAAAATGACTTAACTTTCCCTACATAAATGAAATGCCACCTAACATTAAAATAtcatacttaaaattttcttataaGGCTTGAAACTGATTTACTGAAATGTACTTgtagttattttataattttgtgatcATCCATTGTTAATGGATGAGACAGaagtatgaataaatgaaagtagTTTCTATCTGATTTTGGGTTACTGCTGTTGCAGTAGCAAAAAATAGctaagtatatttctttttttttaaacctgtaaacacaaattttgtatcttttttttttttcaattgcacTGAGATATAGTTAAATACAGCACTGTTCGCTTTAAGGTGTACAGCCCAATGAGTTGAAAGAAATagatagttgacccttgaacaacacataTTTGAACTGCATGGGTACACTTACCTGCAAATTTCTTTCACTAAATACATACTATAGCATTATATCATCTATGATTGGCtgaattctctgatgttgaaCTACAGGTATGGAGGACTGACTGTAAAGTCATTCACGGAGTTTTGGTTGAACAGAAGGTCAGTACCCCTTCtgctgtgttgttcaagggtcaactgtattatgaaatgattactatAATAAGTGCAGTTAACACAAATCACCTCACATAGTCAAAAAATTGCTTTTCCTTGTGATAACTTTTAAGATATATTATCTcagaaactttcaaatatatcatACACTGTGTATGTTAACTAACATACACAGTGTTAGTTATggttatcatgttgtacattgtATGCTAAGTATATTTCTACTAAGCCATAATCATAACACTACCTTGCACATacatatcattttatattattcCATGCATTTTTTCAAATGGAGTGGCATTTTATTACAAACAGCCCTCATTTTCCTAGTTAGTTGATCCATATTTTCCCACTTTAATAATTCCAAGTCCTGTGGGTCATATTTCGATTACACATAACATTAGTACAGAAGGTAGCATCACATTTTTATATATCACCTTAAGTGATTTTTCCAACAAGAGTAAAGTTGAGTAGCTCAACATTTCACCTTTCCCTATAAAAcctagaaatgtatttatttgcttccctagaaaattttaaacttctgtttCTTATCAGTAGATTTAAACATTATGGCCCATCCCCACCCATAATAGAGAAGTGAATTTTTTGGTATGATTGTAATGTTTTGAAGTCACCgagtctttgcttttctttatcgATAAATGATAGCATAATGTCAATGGCAAatggggaaaagtagaagaatTGATTACCTTCCTGATCTTTGTTGCTCCTGTGGCAAGTCTTGGCACTCATTCTCTTTGTACTTTACTCACCTAAAAAAAACAGTTATGTCTGAAATCCTGGAAATCACTATCCATTTTTAAGATATATGTTAGTCTTTGCTGGGCTAATTTCCAGCTGGATTTAATTCATGTTCTACTCTTTTTCAGAGATGTCTTCTTTGGACCGAAGATCTCTTTTGTGATTCCTTGCAACAATCACTAAACATCTTCACGTATTCCAGACAAACCACCCACAATTCCCAGCAAACCGCGCTATAATAGTGTAACTGTATTTCTGATTTCTGTGCCATGCAATAAAGCACAGATTCTACAAATTCTTACTTGTCTAAGCAAACTTGTGTTAAATAAGTagtaataaaaattcaatttaatttttctttgtggacattgtttaaaatttttcactagAAAATTTTCATCTACAAGATGTTTAATATACTTGATAAAAGAATTCTGTTTTCTAGATGCAAAGCCGTAACTGTGGATCAAAGATGAAGAGTAATTTCACTTCTTCATTGACAGTTATTGACCATGTACACTTAATGGAaagaaccagagataaattgAGGTTCTTGGAAGGGAAACTAGAAGTTTTCTATTAATAGTAAGAGGGGAAAAAGGAGCCAATTTGTGAATAAATATCATGCATGCCAAATACTTTAAGCATATTTGcattttgctcttttaaaaacaacaaaattgtcAAGATAAATATTCTTAAACCAATCTTTCAGATGCTAACTTGAGTTTAAGATATTTGCTAAAAAATCAAGACAGACTTTGAATAGAGTTCTAGTTCCAAAACACTCACATAGCTGTATCCTTAGAACTATGCAGCATACCCCTGACATGTCCCTTTTTCGGGGGACTAACAAAAACACATATTAAAAGAAATGGATGTTGGATGAGAATTtaaaagtcacatgaattttaaagataaataaaacagattctTTCAAAGATACTTTCTGGTTGTTAGAGGCAGTATTGGACTATGCTCCACACCTTAGGTGTGTTCACTGACTGGTAGCCAGCAGAAGTAATTTCAGAAAGTCCTTCAcgttataaaaatgtattaaatacttGCTCAGTGCCAGTTATTTGGGGATGTTACAATTTGGGGATGTAGTAATGAATAAGATGGACTTCTCTTCTTGGAACTTGTATTCTACTAAAACAATAAtcattacaaatatttataaatgtgaagCCTGCTGCTCCAAAGAAGTATAGGATGCTTTATAAAGTATTGCTGTGGGGAAACATTTGAGAAGCATCACACATGTAGTAAAACTAGGAGATAACCATTTTGTGCATTaaagtgacattatttcattgAAACATCCTTTGGGGTCCCTGATCTGTTTCTGAAGACCAGATCCAGAACATTATCTGGTATCTATTCAATGCTCAATAGGTGTTACTGGGctgaacaaaataattttttgaggTAGTCAGAATTCAGCTCCTCTTAAAAGCTACAGAAGCATAAGTCAGACCATGTTTTCAAATAGTATGACCTGTGCAAAAATGCATGAAGTGGAATTGTTTAAAAAACTCAAATATATTGTTTTATCAACATAACATATGATTTGATTGAGCTTTTTCTCCTTTACTGAATTGACAGGTATTAAAGTCAAGCTAACTCATTAACAGAAATCTTACACTGTTCCTTTCTGGAACAGTGCATAGAATAggtaaacaaagaaaattatcagTAAACCTGTTACATTTTCTACTCAGCATAGACTGTCTCTGAGGAagacaaaaaaatcaattcaGCAATGGCTTTTTTAAAGTATCCCCTTAATGCTGCAATCAAACCCTGATGAGAAAAACAGTACTTGAAAAAAGgctgaatatttaataaatggaaCTTTATAGATAATTATGATGATTTTCAtcatattctttcctttctggaaatAACTTGTAATATCCAATTATATTACATTCTTTTAGAAACAAATACACTATAGAAGCACACattgttttttatataaattaacaaataaatgtaaaaacatgAATGTTCACACAACTTATGCAACAGTTTCTGACCTGGtcaacatgtttttaaaagcaaacatttcACCCAATTATTTAATGAATAGATACTTTTTTCAATAGCTTTTAGCTACAAGACGACTAAGCTTTTATTGAAAATGTACTAACACCATCTTTCAACTGAATGAGGTATGTACTACTATCATCATCCCTACTCTATGGACAAAAATGGCAAGGCTTAGAGATTAAGTGGTTTATCCAGAATTATATTATCAGAGCAGTAGAGCCAGGTTTTGAATATGGCCAGTCTTCCTCTAGAACTCAAGTCTTAACCTCTGCTTTACTTAATAGCATCATCTAACCTATTTCCTTTTCAGGAAAGCAAACTTACTTGTATGAGACATACGACTGTACATTTCACATAGTTCATATATGCTAAATGCTTACTGAATAACAATTTCTGTATTGTTGTCTTTGACtttctatatttctgttcttACTATAAATTCCATGGTGCTGAGCACAAAGTTGATGGTTGTGGGGAATACTTAACTAACATCTCATCTCTTCTtgatgaaatttttcttttcctcatcatAATGTATAAGGATgacttgctttttttgtttgctggGATTAAAGATTGGAAGCAACATggagaaataaaacaatgagCAACAATTCTGAAGGAGAGAAGGACAGGTAAGAACATTCACAGATTATTCTGCAACTTTAACTTCCTTATAATTGCTCATAGATACACATGAATTCTTTCAATAATAAATTGTTTTAGCAAAGTATTATGGCAGGTgcttctaaaatgtaaataatctTGTCAGTAAACATTATgggctttaaaataattttcacaaaaggaaaaaaattatcaaattcATATATTTCTAAATCATATTGCATTAACAGCCTATAcctgaatttttttctcaattaaagagaaactgatattttaaaagtatagtaaATTGATATTGAATTAGCTCCCTCAATTTACTTCTGTAAAATGATATCACCAAAATGTCCTCATTTTTGTATAGTGTTATAACTGGAGAGCAATGCATGGCACACATGTAGCCAATACTCTCAGAACTGTACAAATAAAGACCTatagtaaattttaaatgaaaaaggtaTATGTGATCTATATTTCTAGAGTCTTAGAAGTCAAAATATAAGTCTGTTGGGTATTATGGATATAAAACTGACTTGATGCCCactttaaatatacattaaaagggATGTACATACAATACACCTGCACATAAACATGATACCCATGTACATAAACATATGATAATCCAGCAGCAATTAGTATGATTATTATTTAGTTGACTATGTAGACTATAAATGTAACTGGGACATAACACATACAGTAAACTAAAGTTTATAGTATCAGCTTTTAGCTACAAATAAATATGAACAATTTTATGATCTCAAAAAAATGAATTCTATAATAAATAGTACACACACTTGaagaaaatacatatacacatataagaCATTTCTTGACACTTTTAAACTAACTTcagataaatgaataagcaataacatgacaaaaatttatttttgaaccaCTGTCACTTGCCTAGATCATAATCTAAATTTTGCCATCAACACTATGCAAATCCATGTAAATAGCAGTAAAGACAGCTGATCTGGCTATACTAATATCAAATAATAtagattttaagttaaaaaaattgtaCAAGAGACATTTTGTAGTTAAAAGGGTCAAGCTacaataagatttaaaaattacaaatatatacacaccaaacaacagagccagaaaatatatgaaggaaactaacagaagtgaaaggagaaaaagacagtTCTACAATAATAGTTGGAGACCTCAATTCCTTACTTTAAATAATGGAAAGACatctagacagaaaattaaaaaagaaataggggaTTTGAACAATACTCTAAACCAACTAAACCTAACAGACATATACAAAACACTTCGCCCAATGataacagaatacacattctactcaagtgcacatggaagaTTCTTCAGGATAGACTGAAGCATCTTTATGTTagcacataaaacatttttccataaattaaaaaaattgaaatcatacaaactATCTTCTCGAACTATAATGGGATGAAGCTAGAAGTcagtaacagaagaaaaacaggaaaatcaacaaatatgtggaaatcGACAAATGCATCCTTAACAATagtgagtcaaagaagaaaaagatagaaaaattagaaaataatttaagcatgaatgaaaataaaaataaaacataccaaaCTTAGGGGATGCAGCAAAAGAGGACCTCAGTGGAAAATTTATAGCTACAAACATATAcattaataaagaagaaagatctcaaatcagcAACTGAATTTTGCACTTTAacactagaaaaagaagagcacaCTTAATCCAAAACcagtggaagaaagaaaataaaaacattagagcagatataaatgaaatagaagatgGAAAACCAATAATCAACAAcgtcaaataaaaaataaacaaaattgataaatcctAGCAACACTactgaaaaaaaggagagagaaagcacaTATaactaaaattacaaataaaagcaGGGGCGTTACACTTCTTACAGAATACCCTCTAAATCTCATTTTCTGAGAATTTCCTCTCAACCTCATTTTCTCAGAGCTCTCTCATACTCTCCTTCAAGCACAATTCCACTCACCCACCTTCTCTCAGAAACCCTTCTCAAATTCCTTCTCTCAGAAATCTTCAAAATCTCTTCCTTTCCCTCAGATTCCATCAGAAATCTCCTTCTTTTTCTCAGGATTCCCTCAgaagtcagattttttttaaacttcagaatTATCTCAGAAATCTTCTTTCCCTCAGAATTCCCTAAAGAGATCTTATTTCCATCAGAAATCTCCTGCTTTCCCACAGAATTCCTGAAGAAATGTCTATCTCTGAGAATTCCCTCAGAAATCTGTTCCTTAATCTCAGAATTATCTCAGAAATATACAGAATTTTCTGCAAAATTCCCTGAGAAAACACCTTTCCCTGACAAATATCTAACTTTCTCTCAGGTATTTCCTACTTTCTCTCAGATATCTCTGTCTTTTCCTCAGAATAACTTTAGAAATTTCCCACTTTCACATAGAAACCCCTCAGAAATAACCTCCATTCCCACAAAAAAAAGCCTCAGAAATCTCCTTCTTACCCTCAGATCACACAAAACTCCTTCATGACCTCCTTACTTAGGTCATTTTAAATCAGAACCTCTTAATTTCTCATAGATTTTACCTTAGAACCAATAGTTTGTGTCAGGTTTTTGAGAAACCTTTTTCTATCAGATTGAGTTCAGAAGTCTCTAgattctgtcagattttacctcagaaccCTCTGGTTCTGTTATATATTACCTCACACCCCTCCAATTTGGGACAGAATTCACCTCAGAACATAGTATGTTCTCTCATGATTTGCCTCAGAACCCTCTactttctgtcagattttacttcAGAACCCTGTAGGatctgtcagattttacctcagaaccCTCTAGGATCTGTCAAAATTTACCTAAGAACCCTCCAGTTTCTGTTACATTTTACCTCAGAACCCTGTGGCTTCTGATAGATTTTACCTAGAACCATAtggtttctgtcagattttagcACAGAACCCTCTAGTTTCTGGCAGATTTTAACTCAGAGCATCCTAggttctgtcagattttacctcagaaccCTCAAACTTCTGTAAGACTTATCTCAGAACGTCCTAGGTTCTGTCACATATTACCTGAGAAACCTGAggttctgtcagattttacctcagaaccCTCAAACTTCTGTAAGACTTATCTCAGAACGTCCTAGGTTCTGTCACATATTACCTGAGAAACCTAAggttctgtcagattttacctcagaaccCTCAAACTTCTATAAGACTTATCTCAGAACGTCCTAGGTTCTGTCACATATTACCTGAGAAACCTAAggttctgtcagattttacctcagaaccCTCTCgcttctgtcagattttacctcagaaaCCACTATGTTCTGTCATATTTTACCTCAGCACCCTCTAGGTTCTGTCAGAGTATACCACAGAACGTTCCAGTTTCTGTCAGTTTACCTGAGAGTGTCCTAGGTTGTTGGGGTTTACCTCAAATTCCTTTAGTTTCTGTCACAGTTTACTTCAGAACCCTTGAGGTgctgtcagattttacctcagaaccTTCTagtttctttaagatttttaccTCAGAACCTTCTAGTTTCTTTAAGATTTTACCTCAGAACCCTCAAGTTTCTGTCAGACTTACCTAGAATGTCCTAGGTTCTGTCACATATTACCACAGAACCCTCTAggttctgtcagattttacctcagaacACTTTGGGTTTTGTCAGATTTTACCTAGAACCCTCTactttctgtcagattttacctcagaacACTTTGGATTTTGTCAGATTTTACCTAGAACCCTCTACTTTCTGTCAGATTTT is a genomic window of Cervus canadensis isolate Bull #8, Minnesota chromosome 14, ASM1932006v1, whole genome shotgun sequence containing:
- the SCRG1 gene encoding scrapie-responsive protein 1; amino-acid sequence: MKFTVLAVAVGLTLLLGLQAMPANRLSCYRKILKDRNCHSLPEGVADLTKIDVNVQDHFWDGKGCEMICYCNFSELLCCPKDVFFGPKISFVIPCNNH